One Nematostella vectensis chromosome 10, jaNemVect1.1, whole genome shotgun sequence genomic window carries:
- the LOC125573016 gene encoding uncharacterized protein LOC125573016 isoform X2, producing the protein MVSFALHFNERVEPEEIDHKKIQRALKAKDDGDVSDSAYHELKMVAGSSLPSLYGIQKERKAQNAIIPITEFEGNAKGCSRSIKDILSYSSDVIGNAGGNVITLRFSGDGRKTTKKLGSVMTTFCFPAENSVKRSPEREYCISIYDGKESYDILKATLRGVFDEMKALGRTGILVNGLEYTIDWVMCADWKFMACILGINSPCALYFCIWCECSKRMIRDFSIPQWPITRTLNQCRARVGCPNAKGVQCLPLVDIEFTKVIPDTLHLKLRIMGKLLNQVACWAIEQNVKKAMEEAIEALGVRFCFYDVQDDSGKTTTKWSSLDCDDLETIIRGLDIHAFLGDMENKSITSLDCLTKAQLVEECRKFHLRSTGTKDFLRATLKDHLDRNNIVFEPSSTPTCEKTVLSISELTQVWKSLMVLTDALGANPGDEAYLRADAFQEKARQWGTKFRKATFDEDVIPYIHVLVYHVPQFLEIHGTIHQFNCQTVEKKNHMQNKTFHRGSQKGGKNSNYTVQIMERENRKLFSRENNLERVKRKYQKQ; encoded by the exons ATGGTCAGTTTTGCCCTACATTTCAATGAGAGGGTTGAGCCTGAGGAGATTGACCATAAAAAGATCCAAAGAGCTCTCAAG gccaaagatgatggtgatgtttctGACTCAGCATACCATGAGCTAAAGATGGTAGCTGGGTCCAGCTTGCCATCACTGTATGGGATacagaaagagagaaaagCTCAAAATGCAATCATTCCTATTACAGAATTTGAAGGG AATGCAAAAGGATGTTCAAGATCCATCAAGGACATTCTAAGTTATAGTTCAGATGTCATTGGAAATGCAGGGGGCAATGTTATAACCCTTCGGTTTTCTGGTGATGGTAGAAAAACCACCAAAAAACTCGGGAGTGTTATGACAACCTTCTGCTTTCCAGCAGAAAACTCTGTTAAAAGAAGCCCAGAAAGGGAATACTGTATATCTATATATGATG gCAAGGAGTCATATGACATCCTAAAGGCGACCTTGAGAGGGGTTTTTGATGAGATGAAGGCCCTAGGGAGAACTGGCATTCTTGTTAATGGCCTTGAATACACTATTGATTG GGTGATGTGTGCTGACTGGAAGTTCATGGCGTGTATTCTCGGAATTAATAGTCCCTGTGCCTTGTACTTCTGCATTTGGTGCGAATGCAGCAAAAGGATGATCAGAGACTTTTCTA TCCCACAATGGCCCATAACCAGAACCTTAAACCAGTGCCGTGCACGTGTTGGGTGTCCAAATGCCAAGGGAGTTCAATGTTTACCTCTCGTGGACATTGAATTTACCAAGGTCATACCCGACACCCTGCACCTCAAATTGAGGATCATGGGAAAACTTCTCAACCAG GTTGCTTGCTGGGCTATAGAGCAGAATGTTAAAAAAGCCATGGAAGAAGCAATAGAAGCTTtgg GTGTGAGGTTTTGTTTCTATGATGTCCAGGATGACAGTGGCAAAACCACAACCAAGTGGAGCTCTTTGGATT GTGATGATTTGGAAACTATCATTAGGGGGCTTGATATCCATGCCTTCCTAGGAGACATGGAGAACAAGTCCATCACCAGCCTTGACTGTCTGACCAAAGCCCAGCTAGTGGAGGAATGTAGGAAGTTCCATCTGAGGTCGACAGGCACCAAGGACTTCCTACGTGCCACACTCAAGGATCATCTTGACCGCAACAACATAGTGTTTGAg CCATCGTCCACTCCCACTTGTGAGAAAACAGTTCTTAGCATATCAGAGCTGACACAAGTGTGGAAAAGTTTGATGGTCCTCACTGATGCTCTTGGGGCAAATCCTGGAGATGAAGCATATCTTCGAGCAGATGCTTTTCAAGAAAAGGCCCGCCAATGGGGAACCAAATTTAGAAAAGCCACGTTTGATGAG GATGTAATTCCATATATACATG TTCTTGTTTATCATGTCCCCCAATTTTTGGAGATTCATGGCACGATCCACCAGTTCAATTGCCAGACAGTGGAAAAGAAAAACCACATGCAGAACAAGACATTCCACAGGGGTAGCCAGAAAGGGGGGAAAAATAGCAACTACACTGTACAG ATCATGGAGAGggaaaacagaaaactgtTCAGTAGGGAAAATAATTTGGAAAGGGTCAagagaaaatatcaaaagcagtga
- the LOC125573016 gene encoding uncharacterized protein LOC125573016 isoform X3, with product MVSFALHFNERVEPEEIDHKKIQRALKNAKGCSRSIKDILSYSSDVIGNAGGNVITLRFSGDGRKTTKKLGSVMTTFCFPAENSVKRSPEREYCISIYDGKESYDILKATLRGVFDEMKALGRTGILVNGLEYTIDWVMCADWKFMACILGINSPCALYFCIWCECSKRMIRDFSIPQWPITRTLNQCRARVGCPNAKGVQCLPLVDIEFTKVIPDTLHLKLRIMGKLLNQVACWAIEQNVKKAMEEAIEALGVRFCFYDVQDDSGKTTTKWSSLDCDDLETIIRGLDIHAFLGDMENKSITSLDCLTKAQLVEECRKFHLRSTGTKDFLRATLKDHLDRNNIVFEPSSTPTCEKTVLSISELTQVWKSLMVLTDALGANPGDEAYLRADAFQEKARQWGTKFRKATFDEDVIPYIHVLVYHVPQFLEIHGTIHQFNCQTVEKKNHMQNKTFHRGSQKGGKNSNYTVQSRVILGCTKLELIEQCMSNQPQFLILGAKNGKLFSCYLTTVGVPSIHG from the exons ATGGTCAGTTTTGCCCTACATTTCAATGAGAGGGTTGAGCCTGAGGAGATTGACCATAAAAAGATCCAAAGAGCTCTCAAG AATGCAAAAGGATGTTCAAGATCCATCAAGGACATTCTAAGTTATAGTTCAGATGTCATTGGAAATGCAGGGGGCAATGTTATAACCCTTCGGTTTTCTGGTGATGGTAGAAAAACCACCAAAAAACTCGGGAGTGTTATGACAACCTTCTGCTTTCCAGCAGAAAACTCTGTTAAAAGAAGCCCAGAAAGGGAATACTGTATATCTATATATGATG gCAAGGAGTCATATGACATCCTAAAGGCGACCTTGAGAGGGGTTTTTGATGAGATGAAGGCCCTAGGGAGAACTGGCATTCTTGTTAATGGCCTTGAATACACTATTGATTG GGTGATGTGTGCTGACTGGAAGTTCATGGCGTGTATTCTCGGAATTAATAGTCCCTGTGCCTTGTACTTCTGCATTTGGTGCGAATGCAGCAAAAGGATGATCAGAGACTTTTCTA TCCCACAATGGCCCATAACCAGAACCTTAAACCAGTGCCGTGCACGTGTTGGGTGTCCAAATGCCAAGGGAGTTCAATGTTTACCTCTCGTGGACATTGAATTTACCAAGGTCATACCCGACACCCTGCACCTCAAATTGAGGATCATGGGAAAACTTCTCAACCAG GTTGCTTGCTGGGCTATAGAGCAGAATGTTAAAAAAGCCATGGAAGAAGCAATAGAAGCTTtgg GTGTGAGGTTTTGTTTCTATGATGTCCAGGATGACAGTGGCAAAACCACAACCAAGTGGAGCTCTTTGGATT GTGATGATTTGGAAACTATCATTAGGGGGCTTGATATCCATGCCTTCCTAGGAGACATGGAGAACAAGTCCATCACCAGCCTTGACTGTCTGACCAAAGCCCAGCTAGTGGAGGAATGTAGGAAGTTCCATCTGAGGTCGACAGGCACCAAGGACTTCCTACGTGCCACACTCAAGGATCATCTTGACCGCAACAACATAGTGTTTGAg CCATCGTCCACTCCCACTTGTGAGAAAACAGTTCTTAGCATATCAGAGCTGACACAAGTGTGGAAAAGTTTGATGGTCCTCACTGATGCTCTTGGGGCAAATCCTGGAGATGAAGCATATCTTCGAGCAGATGCTTTTCAAGAAAAGGCCCGCCAATGGGGAACCAAATTTAGAAAAGCCACGTTTGATGAG GATGTAATTCCATATATACATG TTCTTGTTTATCATGTCCCCCAATTTTTGGAGATTCATGGCACGATCCACCAGTTCAATTGCCAGACAGTGGAAAAGAAAAACCACATGCAGAACAAGACATTCCACAGGGGTAGCCAGAAAGGGGGGAAAAATAGCAACTACACTGTACAG TCCCGTGTCATTCTCGGGTGTACGAAATTGGAGCTCATCGAACAGTGCATGTCGAATCAGCCACAATTCCTTATCCTCGGAGCAAAGAATGGGAAGCTTTTCTCTTGCTACCTCACTACTGTCGGGGTTCCCAGCATTCACGGCTAA
- the LOC125573016 gene encoding uncharacterized protein LOC125573016 isoform X1, with protein MVSFALHFNERVEPEEIDHKKIQRALKAKDDGDVSDSAYHELKMVAGSSLPSLYGIQKERKAQNAIIPITEFEGNAKGCSRSIKDILSYSSDVIGNAGGNVITLRFSGDGRKTTKKLGSVMTTFCFPAENSVKRSPEREYCISIYDGKESYDILKATLRGVFDEMKALGRTGILVNGLEYTIDWVMCADWKFMACILGINSPCALYFCIWCECSKRMIRDFSIPQWPITRTLNQCRARVGCPNAKGVQCLPLVDIEFTKVIPDTLHLKLRIMGKLLNQVACWAIEQNVKKAMEEAIEALGVRFCFYDVQDDSGKTTTKWSSLDCDDLETIIRGLDIHAFLGDMENKSITSLDCLTKAQLVEECRKFHLRSTGTKDFLRATLKDHLDRNNIVFEPSSTPTCEKTVLSISELTQVWKSLMVLTDALGANPGDEAYLRADAFQEKARQWGTKFRKATFDEDVIPYIHVLVYHVPQFLEIHGTIHQFNCQTVEKKNHMQNKTFHRGSQKGGKNSNYTVQSRVILGCTKLELIEQCMSNQPQFLILGAKNGKLFSCYLTTVGVPSIHG; from the exons ATGGTCAGTTTTGCCCTACATTTCAATGAGAGGGTTGAGCCTGAGGAGATTGACCATAAAAAGATCCAAAGAGCTCTCAAG gccaaagatgatggtgatgtttctGACTCAGCATACCATGAGCTAAAGATGGTAGCTGGGTCCAGCTTGCCATCACTGTATGGGATacagaaagagagaaaagCTCAAAATGCAATCATTCCTATTACAGAATTTGAAGGG AATGCAAAAGGATGTTCAAGATCCATCAAGGACATTCTAAGTTATAGTTCAGATGTCATTGGAAATGCAGGGGGCAATGTTATAACCCTTCGGTTTTCTGGTGATGGTAGAAAAACCACCAAAAAACTCGGGAGTGTTATGACAACCTTCTGCTTTCCAGCAGAAAACTCTGTTAAAAGAAGCCCAGAAAGGGAATACTGTATATCTATATATGATG gCAAGGAGTCATATGACATCCTAAAGGCGACCTTGAGAGGGGTTTTTGATGAGATGAAGGCCCTAGGGAGAACTGGCATTCTTGTTAATGGCCTTGAATACACTATTGATTG GGTGATGTGTGCTGACTGGAAGTTCATGGCGTGTATTCTCGGAATTAATAGTCCCTGTGCCTTGTACTTCTGCATTTGGTGCGAATGCAGCAAAAGGATGATCAGAGACTTTTCTA TCCCACAATGGCCCATAACCAGAACCTTAAACCAGTGCCGTGCACGTGTTGGGTGTCCAAATGCCAAGGGAGTTCAATGTTTACCTCTCGTGGACATTGAATTTACCAAGGTCATACCCGACACCCTGCACCTCAAATTGAGGATCATGGGAAAACTTCTCAACCAG GTTGCTTGCTGGGCTATAGAGCAGAATGTTAAAAAAGCCATGGAAGAAGCAATAGAAGCTTtgg GTGTGAGGTTTTGTTTCTATGATGTCCAGGATGACAGTGGCAAAACCACAACCAAGTGGAGCTCTTTGGATT GTGATGATTTGGAAACTATCATTAGGGGGCTTGATATCCATGCCTTCCTAGGAGACATGGAGAACAAGTCCATCACCAGCCTTGACTGTCTGACCAAAGCCCAGCTAGTGGAGGAATGTAGGAAGTTCCATCTGAGGTCGACAGGCACCAAGGACTTCCTACGTGCCACACTCAAGGATCATCTTGACCGCAACAACATAGTGTTTGAg CCATCGTCCACTCCCACTTGTGAGAAAACAGTTCTTAGCATATCAGAGCTGACACAAGTGTGGAAAAGTTTGATGGTCCTCACTGATGCTCTTGGGGCAAATCCTGGAGATGAAGCATATCTTCGAGCAGATGCTTTTCAAGAAAAGGCCCGCCAATGGGGAACCAAATTTAGAAAAGCCACGTTTGATGAG GATGTAATTCCATATATACATG TTCTTGTTTATCATGTCCCCCAATTTTTGGAGATTCATGGCACGATCCACCAGTTCAATTGCCAGACAGTGGAAAAGAAAAACCACATGCAGAACAAGACATTCCACAGGGGTAGCCAGAAAGGGGGGAAAAATAGCAACTACACTGTACAG TCCCGTGTCATTCTCGGGTGTACGAAATTGGAGCTCATCGAACAGTGCATGTCGAATCAGCCACAATTCCTTATCCTCGGAGCAAAGAATGGGAAGCTTTTCTCTTGCTACCTCACTACTGTCGGGGTTCCCAGCATTCACGGCTAA
- the LOC5513538 gene encoding neuronal acetylcholine receptor subunit alpha-7: protein MGKSISLFVFGLYGVSILGQLKVISCDSGNRQKRLIHDLLDTYNPRARPVTNDNHTVGLKLTIRLQQIMDVDEKNEVIQTFLILEQMWNDTRLAWNETEYGGIKQMTLRSKLIWTPDISVLNSANKDMDLREKNIRLFINSAGEVLWMNPLILHTSCGMDIAHFPFDNQACELRFGSWSTSLRYMDVHPFEDTANLQYFVENGEWILESTTSYRKLKKYGCCESEFPEVTYVLELHRRTLFYTMNFILPCVLIAVLALLVFLLPPESGERMSFGVTVLLSFTILILMLQAKLPVSSKVTPRIAVFYWSIMLEVSAGMFMACLMLRFYYPEQSNAPLPGWVKECVLNYCARIVGLKKTAERVQQALVIQGFHQEKLRESHHTAGDNMKVLTNHITKTESAEAKREEWRLAASVINRVFTLLYVISITITITVIFLF, encoded by the exons ATGGGAAAAAGCATAAGTCTATTTGTATTTGGACTTTACGGTGTGTCTATTTTGGGACAGCTTAAAG TGATCTCTTGTGACAGCGGTAATCGGCAGAAGAGACTTATCCATGACCTTTTGGATAcg TATAATCCCAGGGCTCGACCCGTTACCAATGACAACCATACGGTGGGATTGAAACTTACCATTAGGCTGCAGCAGATTATGGACGTG GACGAGAAGAACGAAGTCATCCAAACATTTCTGATTCTGGAACAG ATGTGGAATGATACTCGCCTAGCCTGGAACGAGACTGAGTACGGAGGAATCAAGCAGATGACACTTCGCTCAAAGTTAATATGGACGCCAGATATCAGTGTGCTCAACAG CGCAAACAAGGATATGGATCTGAGAGAGAAAAACATTCGACTCTTCATCAACAGCGCGGGCGAGGTGTTATGGATGAATCCCCTAATACTCCACACTTCTTGTGGTATGGACATTGCGCACTTCCCATTCGACAACCAGGCATGTGAGTTAAGGTTTGGCTCCTGGTCCACCTCCCTACGCTACATGGATGTCCACCCGTTCGAAGACACTGCTAATCTGCAATA TTTCGTTGAAAATGGTGAATGGATACTGGAAAGCACCACATCATACCGGAAGTTGAAGAAATACGGCTGTTGTGAGAGCGAGTTTCCGGAAGTGACGTACGTTCTTGAGTTGCACAGGCGCACATTGTTCTACACGATGAACTTCATTCTGCCTTGCGTACTCATCGCCGTTCTAGCTCTCCTCGTCTTTCTGCTACCGCCGGAGTCTGGGGAGAGGATGTCGTTTGGGGTCACTGTGTTGCTGTCGTTCACCATACTCATCCTCATGTTACAG GCGAAGTTACCCGTCTCGTCTAAGGTGACCCCCCGAATTGCGGTGTTTTACTGGAGCATTATGCTGGAGGTGTCTGCCGGCATGTTTATGGCCTGTCTGATGCTAAGGTTCTACTATCCGGAGCAATCAAACGCACCCCTCCCCGGATGGGTCAAG GAGTGTGTTCTCAACTACTGCGCACGCATTGTTGGCTTGAAAAAGACCGCTGAACGTGTCCAGCAGGCGCTTGTGATTCAAGGTTTTCACCAAG AGAAACTGCGCGAGAGCCACCATACAGCTGGTGATAACATGAAAGTTCTAACGAACCATATCACGAAGACTGAGAGCGCAGAGGCCAAGAGGGAAGAGTGGAGACTAGCGGCCAGCGTTATCAACAGGGTGTTTACGCTGCTCTACGTCATTTCTATAACCATTACAATTACAGTGATATTCTTATTTTGA